One Leptidea sinapis chromosome 32, ilLepSina1.1, whole genome shotgun sequence genomic region harbors:
- the LOC126974445 gene encoding major facilitator superfamily domain-containing protein 8 → MERLKRAVRCGVGPEAPGDELESAQERRERWRSIYVIYFTMFQMSLGFSIVLTGVWPYLDKLEPGASKEALGLAVGISPLGQLVASPLLGWWANRARSVRAPLATTLLLFVLASALYANLHLARPHALVWLLAARALVGLSSANVAVARSYLSAATREAERTRAVAGCSLAQVLGFVVGPALQAAAAPLGPGAPYDGTATPRLDMYTAPGWTNALLGTLNLLLLLPCCFRERPIAAREAMRAQGKQTEKEAIKAIKPDYVSSWMLVGAFFVLVFNFVLLETLATSLTMDQFGWSKTQALEYMGALMSAGALIACAVFAMITPLTKLFEERALLLWGGFLLTGLASLLCIPWGPDGPPLAAADALESEGGCPAAVQPWCLTSRRITLTQFFLGYTSVSIGYPLGVTLIQTIFSKVLGPRPQGVWMGVLTGAGCVSRALGPVFVASVYARRGPAPTFVATATLTFAALGALRAVYGRLLPPARAAHAPADVELRPLAAPLDTNV, encoded by the exons ATGGAACGGCTCAAGCGCGCGGTGAGGTGCGGGGTCGGCCCGGAGGCCCCGGGAGATGAGCTGGAGAGCGCACAGGAGCGACGGGAGCGCTGGCGCAGTATTTACGTTATCTACTTCACCATGTTCCAGATGTCGCTCGGGTTCAGCATAGTGCTCACCGGAGTATGGCCCTACCTAGACAAG CTGGAGCCGGGCGCCAGCAAGGAAGCGTTGGGGCTAGCAGTAGGCATCAGTCCGCTGGGGCAGCTGGTGGCGTCGCCGCTGTTGGGCTGGTGGGCGAACCGCGCGAGGAGTGTGCGTGCTCCGCTGGCCACAACGCTTCTACTGTTCGTGCTGGCGTCCGCGCTATACGCAAACCTACACCTGGCGCGTCCGCACGCGCTCGTCTGGCTTCTAGCCGCGCGCGCACTCGTCGGTCTCAGCTCGG CGAACGTGGCGGTGGCGCGTTCGTACCTATCGGCAGCTACGCGCGAGGCGGAGCGAACGCGCGCCGTGGCAGGATGCTCGCTGGCGCAGGTTCTCGGGTTCGTGGTGGGGCCGGCGCTTCAGGCGGCCGCCGCACCGCTTGGCCCGGGGGCGCCCTATGACGGCACCGCCACCCCTCGCCTCGACATGTACACGGCTCCCGGCTGGACCAACGCCCTGCTGGGCACGCTCAACTTGCTGCTTCTGCTGCCGTGCTGCTTCCGAGAGCGCCCCATCGCCGCGCGAGAGGCCATGCGGGCGCAAGGCAAACAGACTG AGAAGGAGGCTATAAAGGCCATAAAGCCAGACTACGTGAGCAGCTGGATGCTGGTGGGTGCATTCTTCGTGCTGGTCTTCAACTTCGTGCTGCTTGAGACGCTGGCTACTTCGCTCACCATGGACCAGTTCGGCTGGAGCAAGACGCAGGCACTCGAGTATATGGGGGCTCTCATGAGTGCTGGTGCTCTCATCGCCTGCGCGGTATTCGCCATGATAACACCGCTCACCAAACTGTTTGAGGAGAG AGCTTTGCTGCTATGGGGGGGATTCCTCCTGACTGGTCTGGCTTCCCTTCTCTGTATCCCCTGGGGGCCAGATGGTCCGCCGCTAGCCGCTGCCGATGCGTTGGAGTCTGAGGGAGGCTGCCCTGCTGCCGTCCAGCCATGGTGCCTCACCTCCCGGAGAATCACGCTCACACAGTTCTTCCTGGGCTATACCAGCGTGTCTATTGGATACCCGCTGGGGGTTACTCTCATACAGACTATATTCTCTAAG GTGCTGGGGCCGCGACCGCAGGGCGTCTGGATGGGCGTACTGACGGGCGCAGGCTGCGTGTCGCGGGCGCTGGGGCCCGTGTTCGTGGCTAGCGTGTATGCTCGTCGGGGCCCCGCGCCCACTTTCGTGGCGACGGCCACGCTCACGTTCGCGGCGCTAGGTGCGCTACGTGCGGTTTACGGGCGACTTCTCCCCCCCGCCCGCGCCGCACACGCCCCCGCTGACGTCGAACTGCGCCCGCTAGCCGCTCCGCTCGACACCAACGTCTAG